The sequence CGGTGTGCGGTGATGGGGAGAATAGGCGGAGACAACGAAAAAACGCCGAATAACGATATCGTCATCCGGCGTTTGTCCGTTATGTAACAACAAAAATTAACGCGGGCCTGCCTGGCCGCGATGTACGTCCTGGAAGCCGCCGTGCGGACCGCCGCCGCCATGACCACCACCACCATGACCGCCACCGCCGCCCGGAGGCGGAAACAGGCAACCGCTTAGTGCGGTAATCAAAGCAACAACCCCGATGATTTTAAAAATACGACTCATATTTACCTCTGTTTTATTGGGACTTCACCAGGCGAATCATAGGAGGCCGCCAATAAGCAGGCAATGCGGAATCTTCCTGAAAAGAAGCAAATAAACAGTTGGTTACATTCGCCTACTTATTCCTGTCACGATACGGACGGCTTACTGATAAAACGGGAAAACCGCGCCGGCGGGCAGCGGCTATGAGTGCTTTTGCAGGCGGTTGATATGGATGGTCGGGAACATGATTTTATCGGTGGGCGGCGCCGCGCGCCCATCAAATGCGGGTCCCTGCCTACTACCGCAGGAACGGCGGTAAAGAGACAGGGACGCGGGAAGCGGGAACGAATATCGGGGGGTTATTCCAGCCACTCGGTGTGGAATACGCCTTCTTTATCGGTACGCTTATAGGTATGCGCGCCAAAGTAGTCGCGCTGGGCCTGAATCAGGTTGGCGGGCAATACCGCGGAGCGGTAGCTGTCGTAATAGGCGATGGCCGCCGAGAAGGTCGGGGTGGGAATACCCGCCTGAACGGCATAAGACACCACGTCACGCAGCGCCTGCTGGTATTCGTCCGCCACTTGCTTGAAATACGGCGCCAGCAGCAGGTTGGCGATATCCGCTTTCTGCTGGTAGGCATCGGTGATTTTCTGCAGGAACTGGGCGCGAATAATACAGCCGGCGCGGAAAATCTTGGCGATCTCGCCGTAGTTGAGATGCCAGCCGTTTTCTTCCGATGCGGCTTTCAACTGCGAGAAACCCTGCGCGTAAGAGACGATTTTACCCAGATACAGCGCGCGACGAACCTTTTCCACGAATTCGGCCTTGTCGCCGTCGAACGGTTTGGCCGCCGGCCCGGTCAGCACTTTGGATGCCGCCACGCGCTGATCTTTCAGGAAAGAGAGGTAGCGGGCAAACACCGATTCGGTGATCAAAGAGAGCGGTTCGCCCAGATCCAGCGAGCTTTGGCTGGTCCATTTACCGGTGCCTTTATTCGCCGCCTCATCCAGAATAACGTCAACCAGATAGTTACCGTCTTCATCTTTTTTGGTGAAGATATCGGCGGTAATTTCGATCAGATAGCTGCTCAGTTCTCCGTTATTCCACTCGGAGAAGGTGGCCGCCAGTTCTTCGTTGCCCAGATTCAGCGCCTGCTTCAACAGCGCATAGGCTTCGGCAATCAGCTGCATATCGCCATATTCGATACCGTTGTGCACCATTTTCACATAGTGACCCGCGCCGTCGGCGCCGATATAGGCTACACAGGCTTCGCCTTCAGCGCGTGCGGCGATTTTTTCCAGAATCGGCGCCACCAGCTCATAGGCTTCCTTCTGACCGCCCGGCATGATGGAAGGCCCTTTCAGCGCGCCCTCTTCACCGCCGGAAACCCCGGTGCCGATAAAATTAAACCCTTCGGCGGACAGCTCGCGATTGCGACGAATGGTGTCTTTATAGAAGGTGTTGCCGCCGTCGATCAGGATATCGCCTTTCTCCAGATAGGGCTTCAGCGACGCGATGGTTTTATCGGTCGCCTCTCCGGCTTTAACCATCAGCAGAATACGGCGCGGTTTTTCCAGGGATGCAACGAACTCTTCAACGGTGTAATAAGGCACCAGTTTTTTACCCGGATTTTCCGTAACGACTTCGTCAGTTTTATCTGCCGAGCGGTTAAAAATAGAAACGGTATAGCCACGGCTTTCGATATTCAGCGCCAGATTACGCCCCATCACCGCCATACCGACAACGCCAATTTGCTGTTTGGACATTAAAGCAACTCCCGTCTGAAAGGTAACCTGCCTGCCGCGATCATCATCCCCGCAGGCAATTAAAAGCAGGCCAACATGGTAACTCAGCTTGCGGCGGGTGAATAGTGATTGGTTTGATAGCCGCTCATGGTTACCATACTATTTTCGATACCTTTTTATACCCAGAAAGGAGGCATCCATGGATATAAGATTTTATCTGCTTAAAGTCAGTCTTCGCGGAGTGAACCCCCGCCATCTGGCGACGCTTCGTGGTTCCCTCTTCCATTACGCTCGATCGGCTGCATGACGTGCTGCAAATCGTGATGGGATGGGAAGACAACCACCTTCATCAGTTTTCCTTCGGCAAAAAACGTTTTACCGAACAGCCGGAACAAGGGGAAGAAGAAGGTTTCTATCGCCTTAACGAGTTACTGAAACGCAAAAGCAACACCCTGACTTACCTTTATGATTTTGGCGACGGTTGGGAACACGAAATCATTTTGGAAGATAGCGACTACAAACCGGACGAGTTTGATGGTTGGCTATTTTGCCTGGATGGAGAGCGCGTTTGCCCGCCAGAAGATTGCGGCGGCATACCCGGCTATGAAAACCTGCTCGGTATTCTTCAGAACCCCGCCCATAAAGACTATGAAGAAACATTGGAATGGTTGGGCATTCCGGCTGAACTGCTCGAGATTGCGCCGGATATTTTTGAGCAATTTGACCCCGGCGAGGTGAACGACAATTTACTTCTCTACACGCGCTGGACGAGAGACCGTTACCAGACGTGGTTCGGCTAGGGGCTTCCGGCGTTTATGACCTCTCCCGTCGTCCCTGCGGTCGTAGGCAGGGACCTTCCCGATGGCGGCTCGGCGTCGAAAATCCGCGCCCTGCTGCAGTTCCAAACAAACCCGAGTCTCTGGCTGAAATCACGCCGCTGACGCGATGTCATCGGCGCAATTTCTTACGCCGGATGCAAGCGGATTAAATACTTAAATTATATTTAATATCATAATGTTAAATATATTTTGGAGGAAACCGTCTGCGCCTATAAACATCACGCAACAACGCCTTCGGTCACTTCAATATTAGCTATATGGATACCCGCTGTAGCCATCATGGAGATCAGCTTATCAATGCTGAAAAGGTGAATTTTACCATGCACCAGTTCGGAAACCCTGGGTTGGGTTATGCCAAGTGTACGAGCAGCTTCTGCCTGAGAGAGTTCTTTTCGAACGATAAAGTCCGTCAGCACACGCATCAGTTGCGCGCGGATCTTCATATTTTCAGCCTGCTCAACAGTATCGCCTATAGCATCCCATACGCTGTCAAAAGTCTGAATCTGGATGGTCATTTCGTTCTCTCCTGTATCAGCGCCTTATACCGCTTTCTTGCAAGTTGCACATCTTTGGTACTGGTAGTTTCAGTTTTCTTCTGAAAACAATGAAGCACATACACAGCTTCTTCAAATTTAGCGACATACATCACTCTGTAAATGCCGAACTGGTCTTTTACGCGAATCTCTTTTACGCCAGACCCGACTGTTGTAAAAGGTTTCCAGTCATCAGGATCATATCCCTGTTGCACTTTAGCTAGCTGATACCCTATCTCCTGTCGGGGCTCATCAGGGAACGCTCGGAGAGCGTCAAGGCTGCTGTCAATAAAGCTTATTTTTTTGTGCATCCCGCACTCGCCTTATACAAAATTTCGTATAAAAGTATCGTACACCTATTACCTCAAGAACTCAATCCTACTCAACTATGTGAGGCAAAGGCGGGGATCTGCATCTGATGGCAAAAAGGTCCATACAAAATTATCTTTTTTGATAATTTTATGTAGACCTAAGGTGGGCTATTTACCAAGGCACACAAGATTGTTGTTAATAACGTCGGTGACCCGTTTCAACTCGGCATTGGGAATATCATCCGTTAACTGCATAGCAATGCGGTAAAAATTCGCCGCAACAGTTTCGACTTCTTCAATTAT comes from Brenneria nigrifluens DSM 30175 = ATCC 13028 and encodes:
- the gndA gene encoding NADP-dependent phosphogluconate dehydrogenase, which translates into the protein MSKQQIGVVGMAVMGRNLALNIESRGYTVSIFNRSADKTDEVVTENPGKKLVPYYTVEEFVASLEKPRRILLMVKAGEATDKTIASLKPYLEKGDILIDGGNTFYKDTIRRNRELSAEGFNFIGTGVSGGEEGALKGPSIMPGGQKEAYELVAPILEKIAARAEGEACVAYIGADGAGHYVKMVHNGIEYGDMQLIAEAYALLKQALNLGNEELAATFSEWNNGELSSYLIEITADIFTKKDEDGNYLVDVILDEAANKGTGKWTSQSSLDLGEPLSLITESVFARYLSFLKDQRVAASKVLTGPAAKPFDGDKAEFVEKVRRALYLGKIVSYAQGFSQLKAASEENGWHLNYGEIAKIFRAGCIIRAQFLQKITDAYQQKADIANLLLAPYFKQVADEYQQALRDVVSYAVQAGIPTPTFSAAIAYYDSYRSAVLPANLIQAQRDYFGAHTYKRTDKEGVFHTEWLE
- a CDS encoding plasmid pRiA4b ORF-3 family protein; translated protein: MVPSSITLDRLHDVLQIVMGWEDNHLHQFSFGKKRFTEQPEQGEEEGFYRLNELLKRKSNTLTYLYDFGDGWEHEIILEDSDYKPDEFDGWLFCLDGERVCPPEDCGGIPGYENLLGILQNPAHKDYEETLEWLGIPAELLEIAPDIFEQFDPGEVNDNLLLYTRWTRDRYQTWFG
- a CDS encoding helix-turn-helix domain-containing protein, whose translation is MQIQTFDSVWDAIGDTVEQAENMKIRAQLMRVLTDFIVRKELSQAEAARTLGITQPRVSELVHGKIHLFSIDKLISMMATAGIHIANIEVTEGVVA
- a CDS encoding type II toxin-antitoxin system RelE/ParE family toxin, with the translated sequence MHKKISFIDSSLDALRAFPDEPRQEIGYQLAKVQQGYDPDDWKPFTTVGSGVKEIRVKDQFGIYRVMYVAKFEEAVYVLHCFQKKTETTSTKDVQLARKRYKALIQERTK